From one Paenibacillus sp. FSL K6-1330 genomic stretch:
- the carB gene encoding carbamoyl-phosphate synthase large subunit, which translates to MPKNDTLKKILVIGSGPIVIGQAAEFDYAGTQACQALKEEGIEVVLINSNPATIMTDTNMADKVYIEPITLEFVTQIIRQERPDGLLPTLGGQTGLNMAVELARAGILEQENVKLLGTQLESIEKAEDRDLFRELMRELDQPVPESTIVTTLEEALDFANEIGYPLIVRPAYTLGGTGGGICATEEELRETVSSGLRYSPITQCLVEKSIAGMKEVEYEVMRDANDNCIVVCNMENFDPVGVHTGDSIVVAPSQTLSDREYQMLRSASLKIIRALNIEGGCNVQFALDPNSYQYYVIEVNPRVSRSSALASKATGYPIAKMAAKIAMGYTLDEIVNPVTGQTYACFEPTLDYIVSKIPRWPFDKFIHANRKLGTQMKATGEVMAIGRTFEESIHKAVRSLEIGVHRLYLKGANELSDEVLQQRLIKADDERMFLIAEAFRRGYGLQQIQDLTKIDWWFLDKIERLIQYEDHIRSEASLTYETLYEAKRLGFTDRAIAELRAEGNASTHTTEESIGFLRREHGLRPVYKMVDTCAAEFEATTPYYYSTYETENEVIESAKEKVIVLGSGPIRIGQGIEFDYSTVHAVWAIQKAGYEAVIINNNPETVSTDFNTSDRLYFEPLFLEDVMNVIEQEKPIGVIVQFGGQTAINLAEPLSKAGVKILGTSLESIDEAEDRKKFEALLSRLEIAQPKGKTVISVDDAVETAQSLGYPVLVRPSYVLGGRAMEIVYSDSELLSYMKEAVKINPDHPVLIDRYMMGKEVEVDAICDGDTVLIPGIMEHVERAGVHSGDSIAVYPPQYLSQGLKDKIAEITIKIAKELNTRGLVNIQFVIYKNEVYVIEVNPRSSRTVPFLSKVTGIPMANLATQAIMGSKLKDLGYEEGMWPESEHVSVKVPVFSFAKLRRVEPTLGPEMKSTGEVMGRDVKYAKALYKGLIGAGMKIPSTGAIIATIADKDKAEAAALLKGFHKLGYKIIATGGTAAALKEAGLNVTTINKLSEGTPNILDMIRTGEANFVFNTLTKGKTPQRDGFRIRREAVENGVVCMTSLDTVRELLTMLETINFSSEAMPV; encoded by the coding sequence AAAAAAATTCTCGTCATCGGCTCCGGTCCGATTGTCATCGGGCAAGCAGCGGAATTTGACTACGCTGGAACCCAAGCCTGCCAAGCATTGAAAGAAGAAGGTATCGAGGTTGTGCTGATTAACAGCAACCCGGCGACCATCATGACGGACACGAACATGGCGGATAAAGTATATATCGAGCCAATTACGCTCGAATTTGTTACACAGATCATCCGTCAAGAGCGTCCGGACGGATTGCTCCCGACGCTTGGAGGGCAAACGGGCCTGAATATGGCCGTTGAGCTTGCACGCGCAGGTATTTTGGAGCAGGAGAATGTGAAGCTGCTCGGAACGCAGCTGGAGTCCATCGAGAAAGCGGAAGACCGCGACTTGTTCCGTGAGCTGATGCGTGAACTCGATCAGCCCGTACCGGAAAGCACGATTGTAACGACTCTGGAAGAGGCGCTTGACTTCGCAAATGAGATTGGATATCCGCTGATCGTGCGCCCGGCATACACTTTGGGCGGCACCGGCGGCGGTATCTGCGCAACCGAAGAGGAACTGCGTGAAACGGTCAGCTCCGGACTTCGTTACAGCCCGATCACGCAATGTTTGGTCGAGAAGAGCATCGCAGGTATGAAAGAAGTCGAGTATGAGGTTATGCGCGACGCGAACGACAACTGCATCGTGGTATGTAACATGGAGAACTTTGATCCGGTCGGCGTTCATACTGGCGACAGCATCGTCGTGGCACCAAGCCAGACTCTGTCCGATCGCGAGTATCAAATGCTCAGATCCGCATCGCTGAAAATCATCCGCGCCCTGAACATTGAGGGCGGTTGTAACGTGCAATTCGCGCTGGATCCAAACAGCTATCAATATTATGTCATCGAGGTAAACCCTCGGGTCAGCCGCTCTTCTGCCCTTGCTTCCAAGGCAACGGGCTACCCGATCGCGAAGATGGCAGCAAAAATTGCGATGGGTTACACCCTGGACGAGATCGTCAACCCGGTAACGGGACAGACTTATGCTTGCTTTGAGCCTACACTGGACTATATCGTCAGCAAAATTCCACGCTGGCCATTCGACAAGTTCATCCACGCAAACCGGAAGCTGGGAACTCAGATGAAGGCAACCGGCGAAGTGATGGCGATTGGCCGCACCTTCGAAGAGTCGATCCATAAAGCAGTTCGTTCTCTGGAGATCGGTGTGCACCGCCTTTACTTGAAGGGCGCTAATGAGCTGAGCGATGAAGTGCTTCAGCAGCGTCTGATCAAAGCCGACGATGAGCGGATGTTCCTGATTGCAGAAGCGTTCCGCCGGGGGTATGGACTCCAGCAGATTCAGGACCTGACAAAGATTGACTGGTGGTTCCTGGACAAGATCGAGCGCCTGATCCAATACGAAGATCACATTCGCAGCGAAGCGTCACTGACTTACGAAACGCTGTACGAAGCGAAGCGACTCGGCTTTACGGATCGTGCGATAGCCGAACTTCGCGCAGAAGGCAATGCCAGCACGCATACAACTGAGGAGTCGATCGGATTCCTGCGTCGCGAGCATGGATTGCGCCCGGTTTACAAAATGGTGGATACTTGCGCAGCGGAGTTTGAAGCAACGACGCCGTATTACTACTCGACGTACGAAACGGAGAATGAAGTCATCGAATCCGCCAAGGAGAAGGTCATCGTGCTGGGCTCCGGACCGATCCGGATCGGTCAAGGGATCGAGTTCGACTACTCCACAGTGCACGCTGTATGGGCGATCCAGAAGGCGGGATACGAAGCGGTTATCATTAATAACAACCCGGAGACCGTCTCCACTGACTTTAATACGTCGGACCGACTCTACTTCGAACCGCTCTTCCTCGAAGATGTCATGAACGTCATCGAGCAGGAGAAACCGATCGGTGTCATCGTACAGTTTGGCGGGCAGACAGCAATTAACCTCGCTGAGCCGCTCAGCAAAGCGGGCGTGAAGATTCTGGGTACCAGCTTGGAAAGCATTGACGAAGCTGAGGACCGTAAAAAATTCGAAGCGCTTCTGTCCAGACTCGAGATTGCCCAACCGAAAGGCAAAACTGTAATTTCAGTTGATGATGCTGTAGAAACTGCGCAATCACTGGGTTATCCTGTTCTGGTAAGACCATCTTATGTACTCGGTGGACGCGCGATGGAGATTGTATACTCCGACAGCGAGCTGCTGAGTTACATGAAAGAGGCGGTTAAGATTAACCCGGACCATCCGGTTCTGATCGACCGTTACATGATGGGTAAAGAAGTGGAAGTAGACGCGATCTGCGATGGCGATACGGTGCTGATTCCAGGCATCATGGAACATGTAGAGCGCGCGGGCGTTCACTCCGGTGACTCGATTGCGGTATACCCTCCACAGTACTTGTCCCAGGGGCTGAAAGATAAGATTGCCGAAATTACGATCAAAATTGCCAAAGAGCTGAATACACGCGGACTTGTTAACATCCAGTTCGTTATCTATAAAAATGAAGTGTACGTGATCGAGGTGAATCCACGTTCTTCCCGGACGGTTCCGTTCCTGAGCAAGGTAACAGGCATTCCGATGGCGAACCTGGCAACACAGGCGATCATGGGCAGCAAGTTGAAGGATCTTGGATACGAGGAAGGCATGTGGCCGGAAAGCGAGCATGTATCGGTTAAAGTACCGGTCTTCTCCTTTGCTAAACTTCGCCGCGTTGAGCCTACACTTGGACCGGAAATGAAATCCACCGGTGAGGTTATGGGCCGTGACGTGAAGTATGCCAAAGCGCTGTACAAAGGTCTGATCGGTGCAGGCATGAAAATTCCTTCAACGGGTGCGATCATCGCTACCATCGCAGATAAAGATAAAGCTGAAGCTGCAGCACTGCTGAAAGGCTTCCATAAGCTTGGTTATAAAATCATCGCCACAGGCGGCACGGCTGCAGCATTGAAAGAGGCGGGTCTTAACGTGACCACCATTAATAAGCTGTCCGAGGGAACACCGAACATTTTGGATATGATCCGCACAGGCGAAGCGAATTTCGTCTTCAACACATTGACCAAGGGTAAAACGCCACAGCGTGACGGATTCCGAATTCGCCGTGAAGCGGTAGAAAACGGTGTGGTATGTATGACCTCGCTCGATACGGTTCGTGAGCTTCTGACGATGCTGGAGACCATCAACTTCTCCTCTGAAGCGATGCCGGTTTAA
- the pyrF gene encoding orotidine-5'-phosphate decarboxylase, producing MNARYNEMAGRLMVALDYPDAERAKALVQQLEGIPCYMKVGMQLFYAAGPDFVKELKAKGYSVFLDVKMHDIPNTVKGGSNSVTRLGVDMFNVHASGGALMMQAAKAGAEAAVADTPGLAMPTIIAVTQLTSTSQNVMNNEIGIPGLVEDAVVRYAKLAQQAGLHGVVASSLEVEAIRSACGQAFKTVIPGIRPAGADIGDQTRVLTPGEAIRKGSHYLVVGRPITESPSPRQAAKQIIEEMIQA from the coding sequence ATGAACGCCCGCTACAATGAAATGGCGGGCCGCCTGATGGTGGCCCTGGATTACCCCGATGCCGAGCGCGCGAAAGCATTAGTGCAGCAGTTGGAGGGTATCCCGTGTTATATGAAGGTCGGTATGCAGCTGTTCTACGCTGCCGGTCCCGATTTTGTTAAAGAATTAAAAGCAAAAGGCTATTCCGTGTTCCTGGATGTGAAGATGCATGATATTCCGAACACGGTAAAAGGTGGGTCGAACAGCGTAACGCGGCTGGGTGTGGACATGTTTAATGTTCATGCCAGCGGCGGCGCTCTCATGATGCAGGCGGCAAAAGCCGGGGCGGAGGCCGCAGTGGCGGACACCCCGGGTCTTGCCATGCCTACGATCATTGCGGTAACCCAGTTGACTAGTACGAGTCAGAATGTCATGAATAACGAAATCGGCATCCCGGGTTTGGTAGAGGATGCGGTCGTACGATATGCGAAGCTGGCTCAGCAAGCGGGACTGCATGGCGTCGTCGCTTCATCGCTTGAAGTGGAGGCCATTCGGTCCGCATGCGGCCAAGCGTTTAAGACCGTTATACCGGGTATCCGTCCAGCCGGTGCGGATATCGGAGACCAGACTCGGGTCCTTACACCAGGGGAAGCCATCCGCAAGGGCAGTCATTATCTGGTTGTCGGCCGTCCCATTACGGAATCCCCGAGCCCGAGACAAGCTGCAAAACAGATTATTGAGGAGATGATTCAAGCATGA
- the pyrE gene encoding orotate phosphoribosyltransferase: MSTLANIPHQIASYLLKIEAVSLRPHQPFTWTSGIKSPIYCDNRLTMSYPEIRDYIAESFAAVIREQYPEAEAIAGTATAGIPHAAFVSQKMNLPMSYIRDKAKGHGKENLIEGLIKPGQKVVVIEDLISTGGSSLKAAQAVKDAGAEPLVVLAIFSYQLDKAVQAFAEAGIPLQSLSNYGALIDVALSENRIQEQDVELLQSWRSNPTSFGV, from the coding sequence ATGAGTACACTCGCGAATATTCCACATCAGATCGCATCTTATTTGCTGAAGATTGAGGCCGTTTCTCTTAGACCTCACCAGCCGTTTACGTGGACGTCGGGAATTAAGTCCCCGATCTACTGTGACAATCGCTTGACGATGTCCTATCCCGAGATTCGCGACTACATTGCTGAATCGTTCGCAGCCGTCATCCGGGAGCAATATCCGGAGGCCGAGGCCATTGCCGGTACGGCCACAGCCGGGATTCCGCATGCAGCCTTTGTATCCCAGAAGATGAACCTGCCCATGTCCTATATTCGGGACAAAGCAAAGGGGCATGGCAAGGAAAACCTAATCGAAGGCTTGATCAAGCCAGGTCAGAAGGTGGTTGTGATCGAGGATTTGATCTCCACGGGCGGCAGTTCGCTCAAAGCGGCGCAAGCGGTCAAGGATGCAGGGGCAGAGCCGCTGGTGGTATTGGCTATATTCAGCTACCAGCTGGATAAAGCGGTACAAGCTTTTGCTGAAGCCGGTATTCCACTGCAGAGCTTGTCCAATTACGGAGCGCTGATTGATGTTGCGCTATCCGAGAATCGGATTCAGGAACAGGATGTGGAGCTTCTTCAATCCTGGAGATCGAATCCAACTTCCTTTGGCGTGTAA
- a CDS encoding TetR/AcrR family transcriptional regulator, with translation MNAKKEAVLEAGKRLFLEQGILQTSMEQIAEAVPVSKMTIYNYYQSKEGLLDHVVDRMVDELMAIYRDMMDQAKDPLEALTVFYKDQHKFSAFVSQKFVADLAKFPEQMDKLLQFNQKFVVPEFEMLIFKGQQLGQIRKDISPQVLVAFLTFIKEFTARNEWYHGLGSLNVISEQLMTILYHGIIQQEDPSNLT, from the coding sequence ATGAATGCTAAGAAAGAAGCAGTGCTTGAAGCCGGGAAGCGGTTGTTTTTGGAGCAGGGGATTTTACAGACGAGTATGGAGCAGATTGCCGAAGCGGTCCCCGTTTCCAAGATGACGATTTATAACTACTATCAGAGCAAAGAGGGCTTACTGGATCATGTCGTGGACCGGATGGTTGACGAGCTCATGGCGATTTACCGCGATATGATGGACCAGGCAAAAGATCCGCTTGAGGCGTTAACCGTCTTCTACAAGGATCAGCACAAATTTTCGGCGTTTGTCTCGCAGAAATTTGTGGCGGATCTGGCCAAATTCCCGGAGCAGATGGACAAGCTGCTCCAATTCAACCAGAAATTCGTTGTTCCGGAATTTGAAATGCTGATCTTTAAAGGCCAGCAGCTTGGACAGATACGGAAAGACATCTCTCCCCAGGTATTGGTTGCGTTCCTTACTTTTATCAAGGAATTTACAGCCCGGAACGAATGGTACCATGGTCTGGGGAGCCTGAACGTGATCAGTGAACAGCTGATGACGATTCTTTATCACGGTATTATCCAGCAGGAAGATCCGTCTAATCTAACATGA
- a CDS encoding YmaF family protein translates to MQTKRQAVKKVRITSTKQVKRRVKVQRHVHEFEGSTKLAEEGADRHNHRFAGVTGQAIRVGNSHVHEIELEKTDFLNHFHNLKKIRTGPAIPVGNGKHVHFVTGQTTLNDGHVHQFNFATLIQSPLV, encoded by the coding sequence ATGCAGACGAAACGGCAAGCAGTAAAGAAGGTTAGAATAACATCTACAAAACAGGTGAAGAGACGCGTAAAGGTACAGAGACACGTACATGAATTTGAAGGTAGTACCAAGCTGGCAGAAGAAGGAGCAGATCGGCACAATCATCGGTTTGCTGGTGTTACAGGGCAAGCGATTCGAGTGGGGAATAGTCATGTCCACGAAATTGAATTAGAAAAAACTGATTTCTTGAACCATTTTCATAATCTGAAAAAGATTAGAACTGGACCGGCTATTCCAGTAGGAAATGGCAAACACGTACATTTTGTAACTGGTCAGACTACATTAAACGATGGTCACGTACACCAATTCAATTTTGCGACATTGATTCAATCACCTCTCGTTTAA
- a CDS encoding DUF421 domain-containing protein has translation MDEHMIILLRSISAFVLLLIITRFLGKQTLSNMNFHEFVTAVILGAIAANFAFNEKLQVIQLLISLAVFTFTSYLLSKLVVKNRKFRMWAEGTPSILIEGGKILEENLKKNKLTLDTVNQMLRQKDIFDISEVEYGVLEINGMISVMKKKEYQNVTLKDMKKGMKGNQQFPIELIMDGQLLEKNLKVNDLSPDWVHDKLKDRNKNIEDVFYAVKGTDGQLYLDFYKDKIQHPIDVE, from the coding sequence ATGGATGAACATATGATAATTCTGCTTCGTAGTATATCTGCATTTGTGCTTTTGTTGATTATTACGCGATTCTTGGGAAAACAAACGTTATCTAACATGAATTTTCATGAGTTTGTTACCGCCGTTATTTTGGGTGCAATTGCTGCAAATTTTGCTTTCAATGAAAAATTGCAGGTAATACAACTACTCATCTCGCTTGCTGTTTTTACATTTACATCCTATCTTTTATCAAAGCTCGTTGTGAAGAACCGTAAATTCCGTATGTGGGCTGAAGGGACACCGAGTATACTTATAGAGGGTGGGAAGATTCTTGAAGAGAATCTAAAGAAAAATAAATTAACATTAGATACAGTAAATCAGATGTTACGACAAAAAGATATTTTTGACATCTCGGAAGTTGAGTACGGCGTATTAGAGATCAATGGAATGATATCTGTGATGAAGAAAAAGGAATACCAGAATGTAACTTTAAAAGATATGAAAAAGGGAATGAAAGGGAATCAACAGTTTCCGATTGAGCTTATCATGGATGGACAACTTTTAGAGAAGAATCTAAAGGTAAATGATCTTTCCCCCGATTGGGTTCATGATAAATTAAAAGACCGGAACAAAAATATTGAAGATGTTTTTTATGCGGTCAAGGGAACCGACGGTCAATTGTATCTCGATTTTTATAAGGATAAGATACAACATCCAATTGACGTAGAGTGA
- a CDS encoding MFS transporter, whose protein sequence is MSLLMRNNGAILLLMFNIFLVFTGIGLVIPIMPTYMTELHISGSTVGMLVAAFSLTQLLFSPLAGRLSDTMGRKKIIISGMIVFAISEWLFGAASTPPLLFASRMLGGIGAALIMPAVMAYTADVTSNEERARGMGFINAAITTGFIIGPGIGGFIAEFGIRVPFYAAAVAGGIAALVTLLLLPESSTKQEAPTLLGRKKESMVVQLVRSFKEPYFLSLIIVFVLSFGLANYETVFGLFVDHKFGFTPKDIAMIITFGSIAGAVVQATIFGWILNRFGEKRVITLSLLTAGICILLTLFVHKYWLIFLVTFLVFLSIDILRPAIGTQMSKLAKDQQGYVAGLNSAYTSLGNIAGPLVAGYLFDLDINFPYISASIVLILCFFLAMRAGRAWAATEAVMSEG, encoded by the coding sequence ATGTCATTACTGATGCGAAACAATGGAGCCATCCTGCTCCTCATGTTCAATATATTTCTAGTCTTCACCGGCATCGGGCTCGTCATACCTATTATGCCAACCTATATGACGGAACTGCATATCAGCGGAAGCACGGTAGGCATGCTCGTTGCCGCTTTTTCATTAACACAGCTGTTATTCTCGCCACTTGCGGGTAGATTGTCGGATACCATGGGTCGTAAAAAAATCATCATCTCCGGCATGATTGTGTTCGCTATATCGGAATGGTTGTTCGGAGCTGCCAGCACACCGCCGCTCCTGTTTGCATCGAGAATGCTCGGCGGTATTGGCGCTGCGCTCATTATGCCTGCTGTTATGGCCTACACGGCTGACGTGACTTCGAATGAGGAACGTGCCAGGGGCATGGGGTTCATTAATGCTGCGATTACGACAGGTTTCATCATCGGACCGGGCATCGGAGGGTTTATCGCCGAGTTTGGCATTCGCGTTCCTTTCTACGCTGCGGCTGTTGCGGGAGGAATTGCCGCACTGGTAACGCTGCTGCTGCTTCCGGAGTCATCCACCAAACAGGAAGCACCTACCTTGCTGGGACGGAAGAAGGAGAGCATGGTTGTCCAACTGGTACGTTCTTTCAAAGAACCTTATTTCTTAAGTTTGATCATTGTATTTGTGCTCTCTTTCGGCCTTGCCAATTATGAAACGGTGTTCGGCCTGTTTGTGGATCATAAATTTGGGTTCACCCCTAAAGATATTGCCATGATCATCACATTTGGATCGATTGCGGGTGCCGTCGTCCAAGCGACGATTTTCGGTTGGATCCTGAACCGGTTCGGTGAGAAAAGAGTCATTACGCTCAGCTTGCTTACCGCAGGAATCTGTATCCTGTTAACCCTGTTTGTGCATAAATACTGGCTGATATTCCTTGTTACCTTCCTGGTCTTTCTGTCGATCGACATCTTACGTCCCGCTATCGGTACGCAAATGTCCAAGCTGGCGAAGGATCAGCAAGGCTACGTGGCCGGTCTGAACTCGGCCTATACCAGCCTGGGGAATATTGCAGGACCGCTGGTAGCAGGGTATCTGTTTGATTTGGACATCAACTTTCCCTACATCTCCGCGTCCATCGTCCTCATCCTCTGCTTCTTCCTGGCCATGCGTGCTGGCAGAGCCTGGGCCGCAACAGAGGCTGTCATGAGTGAAGGGTAA
- a CDS encoding TetR/AcrR family transcriptional regulator produces MNKKQQQTEDTKRRIAEAAKALFMQKGYKSTSIEEIVEATGSSKGNIYYHFKSKEGLFLYLIEEWDLEWEQKWNSKEQHYTTTVDKLYGIADQLVFDDLNHPFSKALDEFMNSNGDVTEEVEQRIVQIIRSHLEFDQRLLQQGIDRGEFENHNVEQLSVIFESLIVGLSQMSRITKVENALSLYHAAIKVFLHGIEKKS; encoded by the coding sequence GTGAATAAAAAACAACAACAAACGGAAGATACCAAGCGACGCATAGCCGAGGCCGCCAAGGCGCTTTTTATGCAGAAGGGTTACAAATCAACGTCAATAGAGGAAATCGTTGAAGCCACCGGCAGCAGTAAAGGGAATATCTATTATCATTTCAAGAGCAAGGAAGGGCTGTTTCTGTATCTGATCGAGGAATGGGACCTCGAGTGGGAACAGAAATGGAACAGTAAAGAGCAGCATTACACCACCACCGTTGACAAGCTATACGGAATAGCGGATCAATTGGTGTTTGATGATCTGAACCACCCCTTCTCTAAGGCGCTTGATGAATTTATGAACAGCAATGGAGATGTTACCGAGGAAGTAGAGCAGCGAATCGTCCAGATTATTCGGAGCCATTTGGAATTCGATCAAAGATTGCTGCAGCAAGGGATTGATCGCGGGGAGTTTGAGAATCATAATGTGGAGCAGCTTTCCGTCATCTTTGAGAGCCTCATTGTTGGTTTAAGCCAAATGTCCCGCATAACGAAGGTGGAAAATGCGCTTTCCCTTTATCATGCCGCCATCAAAGTATTTCTGCATGGTATTGAAAAGAAATCATGA
- a CDS encoding polysaccharide deacetylase family protein, with translation MKKLSTVVLIALSISLCYPKVVNAEHAPSASKGRDYYEERGEIVWEVPTQNKVIALTFDDGPDEQNTIQILDLLKQYDAKATFFVVGNRVEKHPEIVARELQEGHEIGNHSYSHPPFHNINVSKLTSELNRTQDAIFHATGIRTVLFRPPGGSYNEAIVRTSKDFGMLTVLWSWHQDTLDWRKPGVNRIAKKVLDNAHNGDIVLMHDFVPGSTQTVEALKVILPELQKRGYEFVTVSGLLSYHEKSRKFIEVNH, from the coding sequence ATGAAAAAACTCTCAACCGTCGTATTAATCGCTCTCTCCATTTCCCTTTGCTATCCGAAAGTTGTTAACGCCGAGCATGCACCATCCGCTTCCAAAGGCAGGGATTATTATGAGGAACGCGGCGAGATTGTATGGGAAGTCCCCACACAAAACAAAGTAATTGCCCTTACCTTTGACGATGGTCCGGACGAACAGAATACCATTCAAATTCTGGATCTGCTAAAGCAATATGACGCTAAGGCTACCTTCTTCGTTGTTGGCAACCGGGTGGAGAAACACCCTGAGATCGTAGCGCGAGAGCTGCAGGAAGGACATGAGATCGGCAATCACTCATACTCCCATCCTCCCTTTCACAATATTAACGTCAGCAAGTTAACGAGCGAACTGAACCGTACGCAGGATGCGATTTTTCATGCAACCGGCATTCGAACCGTTCTGTTTCGTCCACCCGGAGGCAGTTATAATGAAGCGATTGTCCGCACAAGCAAGGATTTCGGTATGCTGACCGTATTATGGTCATGGCACCAGGATACGCTGGACTGGCGAAAGCCCGGCGTTAATCGGATTGCCAAAAAAGTGCTGGATAATGCCCATAATGGAGACATTGTACTGATGCACGATTTTGTGCCGGGTAGTACACAGACAGTTGAAGCCCTCAAAGTGATTCTGCCGGAGCTGCAAAAGAGAGGCTACGAATTTGTGACCGTTTCGGGGCTGCTGTCCTATCATGAGAAATCGCGTAAGTTCATTGAAGTAAACCATTAA
- a CDS encoding uracil-DNA glycosylase translates to MFNNDWDLILQGEMDKPYFQALMERVDEEYRRSTVYPPKEDIFRALQQTSYQSTKVVILGQDPYHGRRQAQGLSFSVSPGVTIPPSLRNIHKELASDLGISIPRHGSLQSWADQGVLLLNAVLTVREGEPNSHKGIGWETFTDTVIAKLNERDQPMVFILWGSYAQKKGSFIDRSRHKVLESSHPSPFAAHKGFFGSRPFSASNAFLMQKGMDPVNWDIPSTPGDGDE, encoded by the coding sequence ATGTTTAACAATGATTGGGACCTTATTCTGCAGGGAGAAATGGATAAGCCTTATTTTCAAGCTTTGATGGAACGGGTGGACGAGGAATACAGGCGCAGCACGGTGTATCCCCCCAAGGAAGATATATTTCGGGCTCTTCAGCAAACATCGTACCAATCGACAAAAGTCGTTATTTTGGGACAAGATCCTTATCACGGTCGTAGGCAGGCGCAGGGACTGAGCTTTTCCGTTTCGCCCGGGGTTACGATTCCTCCGTCTTTACGAAATATACATAAGGAGCTTGCTTCGGATCTGGGAATCTCGATTCCCCGTCACGGTTCCTTGCAATCGTGGGCGGATCAAGGAGTACTGCTGCTCAATGCAGTGCTTACGGTTCGCGAAGGCGAGCCGAACTCGCATAAAGGGATCGGGTGGGAGACATTCACCGATACGGTTATTGCGAAATTGAATGAACGTGATCAGCCAATGGTTTTTATATTATGGGGCAGTTACGCACAGAAGAAAGGTTCTTTCATAGACCGAAGCCGGCACAAGGTGCTTGAGTCCAGTCATCCGAGTCCATTTGCAGCGCATAAAGGATTCTTCGGTAGTCGTCCATTTTCAGCATCGAATGCTTTTTTAATGCAAAAGGGTATGGATCCGGTGAATTGGGACATCCCAAGCACACCGGGCGATGGAGATGAATAA
- a CDS encoding AI-2E family transporter — protein MMQSKYFRTCFGIIALLLIIYLGSEISFLFRPIVSMFNMLIVPVAMAGFFYYLLRPIVDYLERRKIKRSIGVLMLYFVFAGLCAIFGIVVWPTLREQIENFISNAPFLVEGVQQQIDQLQQNPYWSRFIPTESELSTSLTEYMNRIITWISNSINNLIAVVSSVVVIIATIPIILYYMLKEGSKLPPKLLSVLPRRYRRDGNEVLGEIDTALSNFIIGKVILNLILSIMIYIGFLIIGLPYSLLLTVISFFLNFIPYIGALLATIPAVIIGFIESPSIAIWSVVVIVIAQQIQDNILTPVIYGKQLDIHPLTTIVLILVGGDFFGLLGILLAIPAYMIVKIIVVRIYELFLAEKVEDA, from the coding sequence ATGATGCAGAGCAAATATTTCAGGACATGCTTTGGCATAATCGCACTGCTCTTGATCATTTATCTCGGATCCGAAATCAGCTTCTTGTTCCGGCCAATCGTCTCCATGTTCAATATGCTGATCGTTCCCGTCGCGATGGCCGGCTTCTTCTATTATCTGCTCAGACCGATTGTGGACTACCTGGAGCGGCGGAAAATCAAACGATCCATAGGCGTCCTGATGCTGTATTTCGTGTTTGCCGGTCTCTGCGCCATATTCGGCATTGTGGTGTGGCCGACACTTCGCGAGCAGATCGAAAATTTTATCAGTAATGCCCCCTTTCTGGTAGAGGGTGTGCAGCAACAGATCGACCAGCTGCAGCAGAATCCATACTGGTCACGCTTTATACCAACGGAATCCGAGTTATCTACCTCACTGACGGAATACATGAATCGGATCATTACCTGGATCAGCAACTCCATCAATAACCTGATTGCCGTTGTATCCAGCGTTGTCGTTATTATTGCTACGATTCCGATTATTCTGTACTACATGCTGAAGGAAGGCAGCAAGCTTCCGCCCAAGCTGCTCAGTGTCCTACCAAGACGATACCGCCGTGACGGCAATGAAGTGCTGGGTGAGATTGATACAGCACTCAGCAATTTTATTATCGGCAAAGTGATCCTGAATCTTATACTTAGCATCATGATCTATATCGGATTTCTGATCATCGGGCTGCCTTATTCTTTGCTCTTGACGGTGATCTCCTTCTTCTTGAATTTCATCCCGTATATCGGAGCGCTGCTGGCTACCATTCCTGCCGTGATCATCGGTTTTATCGAATCTCCTTCGATTGCGATATGGTCTGTTGTCGTCATTGTCATCGCACAGCAGATCCAAGATAATATTCTGACACCGGTCATCTACGGGAAACAGCTGGATATTCACCCGTTGACCACGATTGTCCTCATTCTTGTAGGCGGCGACTTCTTCGGGCTGCTTGGCATCCTGCTCGCCATTCCCGCTTACATGATCGTCAAAATTATCGTGGTACGGATTTACGAACTGTTCCTTGCCGAAAAAGTAGAAGACGCATAA